A window of the Aquarana catesbeiana isolate 2022-GZ linkage group LG05, ASM4218655v1, whole genome shotgun sequence genome harbors these coding sequences:
- the LOC141144057 gene encoding secreted Ly-6/uPAR-related protein 1-like — translation MKVPISCLLAAAFFLVPASTQNRTECYFCYDPTEVQYCNEIKTCPSNYTYCKTVTSSPNTGFPYDTSTLMVTRDCAQQCSDSDSDDLGSERELYCCEGNLCNSKYGVVSKASSHRGASTYHQQSGAYGGLIMVFSLFIVLIPSWV, via the exons ATGAAGGTTCCAATCTCCTGTCTGCTGGCTGCAGCTTTTTTCTTAGTCCCAG CCTCCACACAAAACCGAACGGAGTGCTATTTCTGCTATGATCCGACAGAGGTACAATACTGCAACGAGATCAAGACCTGTCCATCGAACTATACTTACTGTAAAACTGTCACATCGAGTCCAAACACGG GCTTCCCCTACGACACATCAACACTGATGGTCACCAGGGACTGTGCTCAACAGTGTAGTGACAGCGACTCGGATGACTTGGGCTCAGAACGTGAACTCTATTGCTGCGAAGGCAATCTGTGTAACAGTAAGTATGGAGTTGTCTCAAAAGCCAGCAGCCACCGTGGGGCATCGACCTACCACCAGCAGAGCGGAGCTTATGGCGGACTCATTATGGTCTTTAGTTTGTTCATTGTTCTTATCCCTTCATGGGTCTGA